The stretch of DNA CGAGGTGGTGACGGCAATGCAGGGACGTGTCATGAGGTCCTCACTCAATCCCTGAGCGCGTCAATCAATTCATCCTTGGTCATGCCAGACCGGCCCTCGATGTCCAGCTCGCGGGCGCGGTCCATCAAGTCGTCCTTGGTCCAGTCTTCGTAGGGCGGGGCGGACCCTCCCTTGGCGGACGGGTCCATGTCGTCGCTGGCCTGCGCGTTGGCGATGGCCGCCGCCTTGGACTTGTCGTAGCCCTTGTCGCGCAGGCTTTCGTAGGTGTCATCATCCTTGATGGATGGCCCATGATCCTTGGTCATTCCGCGTCTCCTTTGTCCAAATTGGCAACGCGCCAACTGGACAAAGGTTCCCGTGTCCCTGCATGGAAAGATATTCGATTTCAACGGCTTGACCGGCATTGCCAACGGGCAACGCCGCCCCTTAGCCGTAGGTATGCGCGATAAAGCGTTCGAACGCCCCGCGCAGGGCCTTTTCCCCGAGTGTGGGGGAAAAGCGCAGCGTGACCTCCTTGCCCCGGCGCTGCATCGTGATCGGCGCGTCGTGCATGGACCGGCGAAACTGGAGCGCGCCATGCGGCAGGCGCTGTGCGGTGCACACCGCGGCGCGCAAGCGCGACACAACCTGCGGGGCAGGCAGCGCGGTGCCGTCTGCGGTGATCGCGGCGGCAGCGGCCAGAACATCGGGGGCGGTCTCCGGGTCGGCCAGCAGGTGCCCGATCTGGCGGGCATGGCGTTCGCGGATGTCACCGGGATCGGCAAAGGCAGCCACGATCTCCTGCGGCAGACGGGCCAGTTGCAAGTGCCGGCTCAGCCAGGCGGTGCTGACCTGCATCCGTGCCGCCATGTGCGCCTGCACCCCGTCGTAATAGGTGTCCAGCGCCGCCGCATAGGATTTGGCCCGGTCATAATCGCTGATGTCCGCCCGCGTCCGGTTTTCCACATCGGCCACTCGGAACGCTTCCTCGTCCGACAGCGCGCGCAGCTCGACCAGAAATCCGATATCCATACCCGCCGCGCGCAGATGCATGACGGCGTGGTGGCGGCGGGCGCCGCAGATGATCTCGTAGCTGTGGGTGTCGTCCTGGGGCAGGGGTCGGACGATGGCGGGCAGTTCCTGACGGCCCTGCGTGCGCAGGCTGTCGATCAGATCGGCGCAGGCGTCATCGGTCAGGGTGCGGGCGGCGCGGGGATTGCCCGGCCACAGGCGGCACAGGGCGGGATCAATCAGTTGGAAGTCATTTGGCATGTCATGTCCTTTGCACTGCAAAAACCGCGCGCAGATCGACCTGCGCGCGGTTGCGGATGTGCGTGACAATGATTGACAAACGGCGACAGCACCGTTCGGTGGCCTGCGTCAGTTTTCGGGATCGCTTTCCAGAACGGGCGCGTCGTCGGTGAAAAACGCGTCAAGAGGCCCGTCGCCATCTACCGAGAATGCCACGTTGAGAAAAAAGACAAGACCGGCAAAGACGGCGACAACGGCCATACCCCAAAGTGCAGGACGGTGGCGTTTCTTTTGACGGTCGATATTGGTGTTCGGGGCTGACATGCGCGGCCTCCTAATTTGGTGCGTATCAATGTGGGAAACGAAAACCGCGCCCGAAGGGTTCCGCGATATCTGCTCGCGTGATCGGTGCGATACGGTCGCTGCGGTCGGCACGTATGCGATGCCGACGGATTACGACTGTTGCGCTTCAGCGCAACGGCCAGGTGCCAACGTCCCCGGTGCGCGGGGGTGATTATGCTGCCTGCCAGAGATGTCGCAGATGCAGCATCTGGATGTTTCGCCGACGCTTAGGTGGAGTGCGTGCCGCGTTTCAACGCGACGGGGCCGCTTTGATCCCTGAACATATTGAGCATGACCCGGAACTTGTCTGGGACGTCTTCGTCCGAGGTGTCCTGAAATGCACGCTTGAGGTTCTCGGTTATGTGGGCCTGCGATGTATCTGCTCTATTGTTTCTTGTCATGTTTCGCTGCCTTTCCGTCTTGCGAAGATCCTTTTGCCCAGAGACATAAACGCCTGTGGTGGATATCAGATTAATGCCTATGTAGGACGCTGAGTTCCGTAAACTGTTGAGAGGACGCCCTTCCATGACATCCAATGCCGCTTCGACAGAGCTTGCGGACGCGATCAGCCCGGTCTTGCCCTATCTGCGCAGATATGCGCGCGCCCTGACCGGCAGCCAAACCAGCGGTGACGCATACGCCGCCGAAACGCTTGAGGCGATCCTCAGGGATGAAGCCAGCTTTGACCGGTCCCTGTCGCACAAGGTGGCCCTGTTTCGCGTCTTTCACACGATCTGGCATCGCAGCGAAGCGCTTGATGCCGGGTCCGAAACCGGGCTGAAAGACACGGCGCGCAAGCACCTTAACAAGTTGACGCCGAACAGCCGCGAGGCGCTGTTGCTGTCCACGATCGAGGATTTCACGGTGTCCGAGATCGCCCAGATCATGGGCATCAACGGGCAGGAAGCAGACCTGATGGTCTCTACCGCGTACAGCGAGATGGGCAACGCCATCGCCGGACAGGTCATGATCATTGAGGACGAGGCGATCATTGCCATGGATCTGGAGGCGCTGGTGGCCGAATGCGGCCACAAGGTGACGGGCATTGCCCGCACGCGCAGCGCCGCCGTCGATCTGGGGCGCCGGACGCCGCCCGACCTGATCCTGGCGGACATTCAGCTGGCCGACGACTCGTCCGGCATTGATGCCGTCCGGGATCTTCTGGCGGATCTGGGCGACATTCCGGTGATTTTCATCACCGCATTCCCTGAACGATTGTTGACTGGCGACCGGCCGGAACCCGCCTTTCTGATCACCAAGCCCTTTAGCGAACCGCAGGTGCGCACCGCGATCAGCCAGGCGATGTTCTTTTCATCGACCAAGACACTGAAGGCTTAAAAAAGTGCCTTGAATACAGCCGTGGCGGGAACCGACGTTCGCTGCGGCGCGTTCTTCAATCGTAACCTAGATGGAATCGAAGGAGAACCAAGATGACACGTATTCTCACAAGCACCGCCGCCGTTCTGGCCCTGTCCACATCCGCCGCATTCGCGCAGATGGAGACCAAGGACAACCGGTGGGAGATGCACAACAACACTGCCAAAACCGCCATGTCGAGCGAAGAGCTGGCACAGTCCGAGGGCATGCTGATCCGCTCGCGCGACATCACCGGTGGGGCCATCTACACGATGAACCAAGCCAATGACGAAGGCTGGAACCCCGAAATGAACTACGACGAGGTCGGCGCCGACTGGAACCAGATCGGCGAGATTGAAGACCTGGTGCTGACCAGCGACGGCAAGGTGACAGGCATTGTCGCCGAAGTGGGCGGCTTTCTGGACATCGGCGACAAGCACGTCGTCATTTCCGTGTCGGACCTGAACCTGGTGGCCGTGGATGACATGTCCTATGCCTATGTGACCAAGTATAACGAAGAAGACCTGGAAGCGATGCAAGGCGTCGATGAAGGTTTCTGGAACTGATTGACTGACGGTCATTCAGCATCTGAGAAGGGGGGCGTCACGCCCCCCTTTTTTGTGTTCTCTGCCGGAGCAGCATGCACCAAAGCCAAAGGCTAAAGGCGTGATCTGCTCGACACGAGCCTCTGCAACCGAATGGCACGCATCCTGCGCCAGCGGGTCAGCGATCTGGACGCATCGCTTGATGTGGCAGGGAGCGGGGGGGGGGGCAGGGCATGACCCTGACACCGGACGTATCGCTGCCGCCGGTCGATACTGCATAGCACGAGTGATAAAGATCGCGTGGGCTACTCAGATGGCCGGCACCGATGACAGCGGCAGGCGCAATTCCAGATCGACCTCTATGCCCTGTTCCACCACCGCGCCATAGCTGCGCAGCAAGCCCAGCATCGCGCGGTTATCGCGGTGTACAAGCGCAATGAATGTGGTCACGCCGCACCCTTTCGCAACCTGCGCCAAGGTGCCCAGCAACAGTCGCCCCGCGCCTTGTCCCTGAAATGCGTCCACCACGGTCAGCGCCATCTCTGCGTCCGGGCCCTCCGGGTCCAGACGGATGAAGCGGCCCAGGCCGACGGGTGTGTTGTCCGGTCGGGTGACAGCCCCGAGGGCCACGTTCCCTTCATCCTTGGCATCCGTGATGCGCGCCAGGTCCGCGTCGGTCAGTGCGCTGCGCGTCGCAAGAAAGCGCATGAAGCGCGAACGCTCTGACAGGTGCGCGAAACCGTCCCGGATCAGCGCGCTGTCCTGTGCCTTGACCATTCGAATTTCAACGTCGCGGCCCGACGTCAGTCGGGCGCGCCGTGGCAGGATATCTTGCGCATGATGTCTGCACGCTGTCATGGCTTGCCGTCCTCATGTCAAAGCCCCCGCCGCGCGGAACGGCGCGGGCAGGGGGGCTGGGTGCAGGCGCGGTACATCCGCTGATCGCGCGCGAGGATCGGATGCGCGCCACGGTTTTTCGCGACAGCGCAGCGGTCTTGCGCGTTGTCGCGCCGCATCGTGCCACCGGCCCGGTCACACCGTGCGGCGCGCGCCCTTGGGTCCTGCGATCAACCAGACGATGAAGCCCAGAACCGGCAGCAAGAGGATCAAGAGCACCCAAAGGACCTTGGCGCCGGTGGACGCGGCAGAACCGATGATGCTGACGATGGCCCAAACGTTCAGGACCAGCAGGATGAAGCCGCCAACGCCATATATCTCTACCATGAGGGATCTCCTTTTTTTGGAAGTGACACGTGGACAACCTGTCTGTCGGGCAGACGGTTCCATCGCGCCGCGCGGTGGTCACAACCGAAGGCGGGCACGAGGGGGTGAGGGCAGGACCGGAGCGGTCCTGCGCCTGAGGCAAAGCGCGCAGCGATGCCCAATGGCTTTTCATGCTTCCCCTCGGTTTGCCGACGTCGCCCCAGCCCTGGGCCTGTCGGTGGCACCGTCAGCGGTCCCGATGTCGGGATCGGCCCCGCCGTGCCGGTGCGTCCCATTGACCGCCTGCCGCATCTTGCCGATAAATTCATCCGACGGATCGACAAGGAGCATAGGATGACGCGTCGCGGTTCCAGGACGGTCGACGACGAGATTGATCGCAACCTCAAGCGGGCATTTGAAAAGGTGGCGGAAGAACCCGTGCCCGACCACCTGTTGAAATTGCTGGATCGTCTACGCGCCCGGGATGCGGACGCAACAGGTGGCGATACGGAAACAGGGCAATCGGACAGCAACGACATGACCTGATCCTTGTGACGCGCCAGTGCCCGGGGCGGTCTTGCGCCCGGGAACAGATTGCACCGGCGCGCGTTCGTCTCACGATATGGGAGATCGACATGAACTGGGATGAAATCCAAGAACACTGGCCCGCTTTGAAAAAATCCTTGCGCAAAGAGCATCCTGACCTTGATATGAACGCCCTTGAGACCACGCCGGAGGGGCGTCGCCAATTGTTGCAGTTGCTTGATGCCAGATATGGATTTGCCGCGCCGAAGGCCGAGGGTGACGTGGACCGTCTGGTTGACGAAGACGACAAACAGTAAGCCTCAGCGCGTGAGCGCGGCCCAGTCCGTGCCAAGCACCTCTTGCACCACATCTGTCCAGCCGGGCCTGCCCGCAGCCGTTTGAGCCGCCCAGGCGCGGCGCTTGCGCGTCAGGGCGGACAGCGCATCCGCATCCGCGGCCAACAACTCCACCAGACGCCAACGCTGCCATTCCAGATTCAGCGACCATGCGGCATCGTCTATGCGGCAATCGGGCAGGCGAAAGTGAAAGGCCGGGCGCCCCTTGGTGTTGGACTGGTTCGGGAACAGGCGATCAAAAGCCTCTGTATCGGCATGGCGGAAGATCGGCAGCAGATCCAGCGCATGGTTCCGGCTGTTGCAGTGCTGCGCATACAGGTCGCGCACCGCGTCACACGTGGGTGTCGGACCGATATGCGCAAGCTCTGTCACGAAGGCATCCGGCCAGGGGGCGACAAAGGGCATCAGCCGCCGTGTTCCGTCGATGGGCATCCGCCGCCGCAGCCACCCCTGCATCAGGGCGAATGCCAGCACGGTCTGCCAGGTGAAAGGATCGTGTGTGTCCGTGATGGATACATTCAGATGCACCCCGAACCCCAACAGCACCCCGTCCGTCGTCCCCACGGCCCCGTTCCGGCGCAGCGTGTCGCGAAACGTG from Tateyamaria omphalii encodes:
- a CDS encoding DUF7218 family protein; translation: MTKDHGPSIKDDDTYESLRDKGYDKSKAAAIANAQASDDMDPSAKGGSAPPYEDWTKDDLMDRARELDIEGRSGMTKDELIDALRD
- a CDS encoding ParB/RepB/Spo0J family partition protein is translated as MPNDFQLIDPALCRLWPGNPRAARTLTDDACADLIDSLRTQGRQELPAIVRPLPQDDTHSYEIICGARRHHAVMHLRAAGMDIGFLVELRALSDEEAFRVADVENRTRADISDYDRAKSYAAALDTYYDGVQAHMAARMQVSTAWLSRHLQLARLPQEIVAAFADPGDIRERHARQIGHLLADPETAPDVLAAAAAITADGTALPAPQVVSRLRAAVCTAQRLPHGALQFRRSMHDAPITMQRRGKEVTLRFSPTLGEKALRGAFERFIAHTYG
- a CDS encoding NepR family anti-sigma factor — translated: MTRNNRADTSQAHITENLKRAFQDTSDEDVPDKFRVMLNMFRDQSGPVALKRGTHST
- a CDS encoding response regulator, whose translation is MTSNAASTELADAISPVLPYLRRYARALTGSQTSGDAYAAETLEAILRDEASFDRSLSHKVALFRVFHTIWHRSEALDAGSETGLKDTARKHLNKLTPNSREALLLSTIEDFTVSEIAQIMGINGQEADLMVSTAYSEMGNAIAGQVMIIEDEAIIAMDLEALVAECGHKVTGIARTRSAAVDLGRRTPPDLILADIQLADDSSGIDAVRDLLADLGDIPVIFITAFPERLLTGDRPEPAFLITKPFSEPQVRTAISQAMFFSSTKTLKA
- a CDS encoding PRC-barrel domain-containing protein → MTRILTSTAAVLALSTSAAFAQMETKDNRWEMHNNTAKTAMSSEELAQSEGMLIRSRDITGGAIYTMNQANDEGWNPEMNYDEVGADWNQIGEIEDLVLTSDGKVTGIVAEVGGFLDIGDKHVVISVSDLNLVAVDDMSYAYVTKYNEEDLEAMQGVDEGFWN
- a CDS encoding GNAT family N-acetyltransferase produces the protein MTACRHHAQDILPRRARLTSGRDVEIRMVKAQDSALIRDGFAHLSERSRFMRFLATRSALTDADLARITDAKDEGNVALGAVTRPDNTPVGLGRFIRLDPEGPDAEMALTVVDAFQGQGAGRLLLGTLAQVAKGCGVTTFIALVHRDNRAMLGLLRSYGAVVEQGIEVDLELRLPLSSVPAI
- a CDS encoding PLDc N-terminal domain-containing protein, whose product is MVEIYGVGGFILLVLNVWAIVSIIGSAASTGAKVLWVLLILLLPVLGFIVWLIAGPKGARRTV
- a CDS encoding NepR family anti-sigma factor; translated protein: MTRRGSRTVDDEIDRNLKRAFEKVAEEPVPDHLLKLLDRLRARDADATGGDTETGQSDSNDMT
- a CDS encoding amidoligase family protein, yielding MSHTDTPFAPLPRPQGSDGTDRRVGVEIEFAGLTEDATATLVRAELGGDIHRDATHDLHVSGTELGTVKIVLDTALRRLGDAGPVDKVLDALRGLIPVEIVTDPLTRDQLVRLDTFRDTLRRNGAVGTTDGVLLGFGVHLNVSITDTHDPFTWQTVLAFALMQGWLRRRMPIDGTRRLMPFVAPWPDAFVTELAHIGPTPTCDAVRDLYAQHCNSRNHALDLLPIFRHADTEAFDRLFPNQSNTKGRPAFHFRLPDCRIDDAAWSLNLEWQRWRLVELLAADADALSALTRKRRAWAAQTAAGRPGWTDVVQEVLGTDWAALTR